Proteins encoded in a region of the Leishmania infantum JPCM5 genome chromosome 5 genome:
- a CDS encoding stomatin-like protein gives MLRRGTVLLQYGAQGASYPINSAPQEHPSGGSASSRMMMQRSQKMLLDPASFIERPPRNTFFNIVPQGHEYVVERLGRYHRTLDSGWWVVVPFIDKIRYNYNVKEQGIEIPNQSAITSDNVMVEIDGVLFLKIVDSCKASYNIENPVFNLINLAQTTMRSEIGRMSLDSLFRERASLNQSTVEVLRREANEWGIECKRYEIRDIVVSELVRRSMDLQAEAERKKRKLILESEGESTATINRANGMKIAQQCVADAEKYTAERQSEGAAAAIRVKAAAVSDNISIVSDAIEKAKHSNEAISLRVAESYIEKFGELAKESNTVVMSQPVSDPATFATQALSVFNTVATSAAKCSPPTGK, from the coding sequence ATGCTTCGTCGTGGAACTGTACTTCTTCAGTACGGGGCTCAAGGTGCCTCGTATCCCATCAACTCGGCCCCTCAAGAGCACCCTTCGGGAGGCAGCGCTTCCTCGCGCATGATGATGCAGCGTTCGCAGAAAATGCTGCTTGACCCTGCCTCTTTTATTGAGCGCCCACCACGAAATACGTTTTTCAACATTGTCCCGCAAGGCCACGAATACGTCGTGGAGCGACTTGGTCGCTATCACCGCACACTGGACTCTGGatggtgggtggtggtgccctTCATCGATAAGATTCGCTACAACTACAATGTGAAGGAGCAGGGTATCGAAATTCCAAACCAATCAGCAATCACATCTGACAATGTGATGGTGGAGATTGACGGGGTTCTCTTTCTCAAGATCGTGGATTCCTGTAAAGCCAGTTACAATATTGAGAACCCCGTGTTCAACTTGATTAACTTGGCACAAACAACAATGCGCAGCGAGATCGGGCGGATGTCGCTGGATAGCCTCTTCAGGGAGCGGGCCAGTCTTAACCAGAGCACTGTGGAAGTGCTCCGTCGTGAAGCAAACGAGTGGGGTATTGAGTGCAAACGCTACGAAATCCGAGATATTGTTGTGAGCgagctggtgcgccgctCGATGGATCTGCAGGCTGAGGCAGAGCGAAAGAAGCGCAAGCTCATCCTAGAGAGCGAAGGTGAGTCTACCGCGACGATCAACCGTGCTAATGGTATGAAGAttgcgcagcagtgcgttGCAGACGCTGAGAAATACACAGCTGAACGGCAGTctgaaggcgctgcagctgccatCCGAGTAAAGGCAGCTGCAGTGTCCGACAACATTTCCATCGTCTCCGATGCTATTGAAAAGGCGAAGCACAGCAACGAGGCCATCTCTCTCCGTGTGGCGGAAAGCTATATTGAGAAGTTTGGCGAACTGGCAAAAGAATCCAACACAGTGGTTATGTCTCAGCCAGTGAGTGATCCTGCGACGTTTGCAACCCAAGCACTCTCCGTGTTCAACACTGTCGCCACCTCTGCGGCTAAGTGTTCGCCGCCAACCGGCAAGTAG